The following coding sequences lie in one Ictalurus punctatus breed USDA103 chromosome 16, Coco_2.0, whole genome shotgun sequence genomic window:
- the parp14rs4 gene encoding protein mono-ADP-ribosyltransferase PARP14 isoform X2, with product MENYPYPLLVEGDWSSVNAKTLQSKVHIYFQSRKKSQGGDCVIKLSDRSCTVFFKSEEIRDQVLAKAEHAILIEKQEVKLTVSKPDSEAAKTGSDVSAGALQTAARTTCSVRVDNVPADAITNKELLELYFDKWGGPVEKIITNPEEKTIIITFRSQNAAKRILEKTDHTLFSQPVTMRPYHGLDVSQTEASEGLEDTKWCSAVVLENVPEDINQEYLSLLVGSIGNHSEDEYSLELIPESSTAVSTFNDPSAVEKFLTECGNNRTFQKYGLKARRLETSRRVKVENLPAQCNDEFLELYFEKHVGKVESIKAMADEQVAIVTFSDQQAVQKALGKKHLIRNTQVDIYPYYTSLGSALYGKDRPAWTLPKPFTDKIHPAIREFLQKKGQISSICNQMSSHFCQVNMDNDEVLFSPLPALLRQKGITKKHIDNWKLDTIDAFKHILSSFGVFEYAVIPSVWTAVEKDIRSVVKDKAVLEVDFSTGCLTLAGMANDINILKPILEKVLKEASLQMERDMNKTSSSIIMSTGIFLLFQQEGLQHSASAKYPQLELMYKKDTNQLTLTGLPVEIIDIKNMILERQLCMKEKILKMDSSLLEFLRSVDSEEMSGDLFISKRISAVYRFENGNIVLTASTDKALTEAEEKLYTTLIFQSLSVEDQDLLGKPEWQALTNELYGTYNLSRKKTVLIKSSRNGVVVCGFQEPVREVSKSLEQFIDAHSRIEEAVRVQSYAVVKFIREKMPQLWQKFQKGDELNIKFDSKRPLIRVSGERIHVQPALNCFQKIARSLHTDRLTIRKAGAKKYFEEQEAMVMMMIKEQRFVVVLEDASMEEEDEESYNEESDVEGRAEDFGQLFCEVQAPGGIVIKVLKADICQIKVDVVVNAANEDLKHIGGLALALLNAAGPSLQQSSDQYVAKHGKLLPGNAITTEAGHLPCKYVVHAVGPRYYSTDKFTAVKKLRQAVRESLNQAEFKRCSSIAVPAISSGIFGFPLDLCTEKIAEELHAYVEDQTRQGGRNTLKEIHLVDNNPTTVSAMAQAVKKEFSDFKPRMTFPQQMGRGSGHRTHGHHGQNYRGHGNRGQGYRGQGAGTHRDMVARGNDSRMYRAKDSEDFETQRQPYSNPQLRTQFEDKARSGSGFLETQSTKEGLKIILRKGNIQDARSAVIVNTVSEDLDLSKGAVSKALLSTAGPQLQAETYSHLKAFRTPSPNHGDIVETKGYNLNCLKVFHTVCPFWSGGHRSEDEILKGIIQKCLIKAENQKMASISFPAIGTGNLGFPRDVVSRIFLSEIRAFSARVSPQYLNEVTVIVHPSDSESVQCFVKSFRGEWQGSTMKGAHAVQQSPAKKPPHVRSPQSAGFIGAVSTPSLGVHKMQIRHLTLEVSSGDITKESCDAIINSSNQSFSLKSGVSKAILDAAGLAVENECAQIVASQSQQADMIWTSGGQLPCRHIIHIIGRNNPAVIKDVVYSVIKSCEEKKFSSVAFPALGTGQGGAQPSAVADAMIEAVIDFVKKKKGTHLKMVKFLIFQPSMVSDFHQSMLKKQQGSVEEEGGIFGWVKGTFGAMTNFFTSGGYAEASAKEEFVFLGEEFEPVVFQLCGESEEDLNKARNLITSFIVKEHVSSKIEDSAISYFSQEEADVLSKLQRELTVSIQLSKSGPEPAFTVEGLTRDVVKAESQIRDMIRKVEKNMTRQREAFILSSQVEWQYQDHSGNLVPFDIFTNYDLEQAFVMKQPLVKININNDPYDASVAYGTAKGKRGQIELKRTDLKQQTVSLPSNWDDMKGNLVLRVAIQQSSQEYTDVEKQFRKTGLTSNILSIERVQNETLWKNYINQKVYLEKKNKHTNNEKLLFHGTGADNIDKINDRGFNRSYAGMHGAMYGNGVYFAVDPCYSARGYAKPDQQGHKRMYLARVLVGDFTTGKPGLIAPPAKNSTGTEQYDSVTDGQKSMFVIFHDVHAYPEYLITFQ from the exons ATGGAGAACTACCCTTATCCACTACTCGTGGAGGGAGATTGGTCCTCTGTCAACGCTAAAACACTCCAAAGCAAAgttcacatttattttcagaGCAGAAAGAAGTCTCAGGGAGGAGACTGCGTCATCAAATTGTCCGATCGGAGCTGTACGGTCTTCTTCAAATCAGAAGAAA TCCGAGATCAAGTTCTCGCTAAGGCTGAGCATGCAATACTCATCGAGAAACAGGAGGTGAAGCTGACGGTGTCCAAACCGGATTCAGaggca gctaaaacaggaagtgatgtgtCAGCGGGAGCTCTGCAAACAG CTGCGAGGACAACCTGCAGTGTGCGAGTGGATAACGTACCTGCTGATGCCATCACCAACAAGGAACTTCTGGAGCTGTACTTTGACAAGTGGGGTGGACCTGTAGAGAAAATCATCACAAATCCAGAGGAGAAAACCATTATTATTACATTCCGCTCACAAAATG CTGCAAAGAGAATTTTGGAGAAGACCGATCACACTTTATTCAGTCAGCCAGTCACCATGCGCCCATACC ATGGTCTTGATGTGAGTCAGACTGAAGCCAGTGAGGGTTTGGAAGACACTAAATGGTGCAGTGCTGTGGTTCTGGAGAATGTTCCGGAAGACATTAACCAAGAGTACCTCAGTCTTTTAGTGGGAAGTATCGGCAATCATTCTGAAGATGAATATTCCTTAGAGTTAATTCCAGAATCAAGCACTGCTGTTTCAACCTTTAATGACCCCAGCG CTGTAGAAAAGTTTCTTACAGAATGTGGAAATAACAGAACGTTCCAGAAGTACGGTCTCAAAGCCCGGCGCCTGGAAACAAGTAGACGCGTTAAAGTGGAGAACCTGCCTGCTCAGTGCAATGATGAATTTCTAGAACTTTACTTTGAAAAGCATGTAGGAAAAGTGGAAAGTATCAAGGCAATGGCAGATGAGCAAGTCGCTATCGTCACCTTTAGTGATCAACAGG CTGTTCAAAAAGCCCTGGGAAAAAAACACCTTATTCGCAACACCCAAGTTGATATATATCCATATTACACCTCCTTGGGTTCCGCCTTGTACGGCAAAGACAGACCAGCATGGACCCTGCCCAAACCATTTACAGATAAGATCCATCCTGCCATCAGAGAATTCCTCCAGAAGAAGGGACAAATCTCCTCCATCTGTAATCAGATGAGCTCACACTTCTGCCAAGTAAACATGGACAATGATGAAGTCCTGTTCAGTCCTCTTCCTGCCCTGCTCAGACAAAAGGGTATAACCAAAAAGCACATAGACAACTGGAAGCTAGACACCATAGATGCTTTCAAACACATCCTCTCCAGCTTTGGTGTTTTTGAGTATGCGGTGATCCCTTCAGTATGGACTGCAGTAGAGAAAGACATCCGGTCAGTTGTAAAAGATAAAGCTGTCCTGGAGGTGGATTTCTCGACAGGATGCCTGACTCTGGCAGGAATGGCCAACGATATTAACATATTGAAACCGATATTGGAGAAAGTTTTAAAGGAAGCATCACttcagatggagagagacatgAACAAGACCTCCAGTAGCATTATTATGTCCACTGGCATATTCTTGTTATTTCAGCAAGAGGGACTGCAACACAGTGCTTCAGCCAAATATCCACAGCTGGAACTCATGTACAAAAAAGACACCAATCAGTTAACGTTAACTGGGCTTCCTGTGGAAATTATTGACATCAAGAATATGATCTTAGAGAGGCAATTGTGCATGAAAGAGAAGATCCTGAAAATGGACTCTTCATTACTGGAGTTCTTGAGATCTGTGGACTCTGAGGAAATGTCAGGAGATCTGTTCATATCCAAGCGAATTAGTGCAGTCTACAGATTTGAAAATGGGAACATTGTTTTGACCGCAAGTACAGACAAAGCATTGACTGAGGCTGAGGAGAAGCTTTATACAACACTGATATTCCAGAGCCTTTCTGTAGAAGACCAAGATCTGCTTGGTAAGCCAGAATGGCAAGCTCTCACTAATGAGCTGTATGGTACATACAACTTATCCAGGAAGAAAACAGTGCTCATAAAATCCTCAAGGAACGGGGTTGTAGTCTGTGGCTTTCAGGAACCGGTTAGAGAGGTTAGTAAAAGTCTGGAGCAATTTATTGATGCACACTCAAGGATAGAAGAGGCAGTTCGTGTCCAGTCTTATGCCGTGGTGAAATTCATCAGAGAGAAGATGCCGCAGCTTTGGCAGAAATTTCAAAAGGGTGATGAACTGAACATAAAGTTTGACTCAAAAAGGCCATTGATTCGAGTGTCTGGAGAGCGTATTCATGTTCAGCCTGCACTAAATTGTTTTCAGAAAATTGCAAGAAGTCTCCACACTGATAGATTAACAATTAGAAAAGCAGGAGCCAAAAAGTATTTTGAGGAACAGGAAGCCATGGTCATGATGATGATAAAGGAACAAAGATTTGTGGTTGTGCTTGAGGATGCTTCtatggaggaagaggatgaggagagTTACAATGAGGAGAGTGATGTTGAAGGTAGAGCGGAAGATTTTGGACAGCTTTTCTGTGAGGTTCAGGCTCCTGGTGGGATTGTCATCAAAGTCCTGAAGGCTGATATCTGCCAAATTAAAGTAGATGTTGTGGTCAATGCTGCCAACGAGGACTTAAAGCACATTGGTGGTTTAGCATTAGCACTTCTGAATGCTGCAGGTCCATCTTTACAACAAAGCAGTGATCAATATGTAGCTAAACATGGGAAACTGCTACCTGGGAATGCTATTACCACAGAAGCAGGCCACCTGCCATGCAAATATGTAGTGCATGCTGTAGGTCCCCGCTATTACAGTACTGACAAGTTTACCGCTGTGAAGAAACTCAGACAGGCTGTGAGGGAAAGTCTGAACCAAGCTGAATTTAAGAGGTGCTCCTCTATTGCTGTTCCTGCTATCAGCTCAGGGATATTCGGCTTTCCCCTCGACCTCTGCACTGAGAAGATTGCTGAGGAACTACATGCATACGTTGAAGACCAAACACGCCAAGGTGGCAGGAACACACTGAAAGAGATCCACTTGGTGGACAATAATCCCACAACTGTCAGTGCCATGGCTCAGGCTGTTAAAAAGGAGTTTTCAGACTTCAAACCCAGAATGACATTTCCACAGCAAATGGGCCGTGGCAGTGGTCACCGTACTCATGGTCACCACGGTCAGAATTATCGTGGTCATGGAAACCGAGGTCAGGGATATCGTGGACAAGGTGCTGGTACACATCGAGACATGGTGGCAAGGGGTAATGACTCACGAATGTACAGGGCAAAAGATTCTGAGGATTTTGAGACACAAAGACAGCCATACTCAAACCCACAATTGAGAACCCAATTTGAGGACAAGGCcaggtcagggtcagggtttcTTGAAACTCAGTCCACAAAAGAAGGACTGAAAATCATACTAAGGAAGGGGAATATCCAGGATGCACGT TCTGCTGTAATTGTCAATACCGTCTCAGAAGACCTGGACCTCAGTAAAGGTGCCGTCTCCAAAGCACTACTCAGCACCGCTGGTCCTCAACTACAGGCTGAAACTTATTCTCATCTGAAAGCATTTCGGACTCCCAGTCCGAATCATGGAGACATAGTGGAAACTAAGGGCTATAACTTAAATTGTCTAAAGGTCTTCCATACAGTTTGTCCATTTTGGAGTGGAGGGCATAGATCAGAAGATGAG ATTCTCAAAGGAATCATTCAAAAGTGCCTGATAAAAGCAGAGAACCAGAAAATGGCTTCGATTTCATTTCCAGCCATCGGCACGGGGAACCTTGGCTTTCCCAGAGATGTTGTGTCCAGAATTTTCCTCAGTGAGATTCGTGCCTTTAGTGCCAGAGTTTCTCCTCAGTACCTTAATGAGGTGACCGTAATTGTGCATCCGTCAGACAGCGAGAGTGTCCAG TGCTTTGTAAAGAGCTTCAGAGGTGAATGGCAGGGTTCCACCATGAAAGGAGCACATGCTGTTCAGCAATCACCAGCTAAAAAACCACCTCATGTTAGATCGCCACAGTCTGCTG GTTTCATTGGAGCAGTTTCTACTCCTAGTCTTGGAGTGCACAAAATGCAGATAAGGCATCTGACTCTGGAGGTGTCTTCAGGTGACATCACCAAAGAGAGCTGTGATGCAATCATTAATTCCTCCAATCAGTCGTTCTCTCTGAAATCAG GCGTTTCCAAGGCCATTTTAGATGCTGCTGGGTTAGCAGTGGAAAATGAATGTGCACAGATTG tggcatcACAATCTCAGCAAGCAGACATGATCTGGACATCAGGAGGACAACTTCCATGCAGACACATTATTCACATTATAGGTCGAAACAATCCTGCAGTCATCAAGGATGTTGTTTACTCCGTTATAAAATCctgtgaggaaaaaaagttCTCCTCTGTTGCCTTTCCAGCCCTTGGCACAG GTCAAGGTGGGGCCCAGCCTTCTGCTGTTGCAGACGCCATGATTGAAGCCGTGATCGActttgtgaagaagaaaaaaggcacGCATTTGAAAATGGTAAAGTTCTTGATATTCCAGCCATCCATGGTGTCTGATTTCCACCAGAGCATGCTGAAGAAGCAGCAAGGAAGTGTCGAGGAGGAGGGTGGAATTTTTGGCTGGGTTAAAG GTACATTTGGTGCTATGACCAACTTCTTTACTAGTGGTGGCTATGCAGAAGCATCTGCAAAAGAAGAATTTGTGTTTCTGGGTGAGGAGTTCGAGCCTGTCGTGTTTCAGCTGTGTGGAGAGAGTGAGGAGGACCTGAACAAGGCGAGAAACCTCATCACCAGCTTCATTGTGAAGGAGCATGTAAGCTCAAAAATCGAGGACTCGGCCATCAGCTATTTCAGCCAGGAGGAGGCTGACGTGCtgagcaaactgcagagggagCTCACGGTCAGCATCCAACTCTCAAAGAGCGGCCCTGAGCCGGCGTTCACTGTGGAGGGCCTGACACGAGACGTAGTAAAGGCTGAGAGCCAAATCCGTGACATGATCCGTAAAGTGGAGAAGAACATGACACGCCAACGTGAAGCCTTTATACTGAGCAGTCAAGTAGAGTGGCAGTATCAGGACCACAGTGGGAACTTAGTGCCTTTTGATATTTTCACTAACTACGACCTGGAACAGGCTTTTGTAATGAAACAGCCTCTTGTAAAGATCAACATCAATAATGACCCATATGATGCCAGTGTAGCCTATGGGACGGCTAAGGGGAAACGTGGACAGATTGAACTGAAGAGGACTGATCTGAAAC aacaaacTGTTTCTTTGCCCAGTAACTGGGACGACATGAAGGGAAATTTAGTTTTACGCGTTGCGATTCAACAAAGCAGTCAGGAATACACAGATGTGGAGAAGCAGTTCAGGAAAACCGGACTGACATCAAATATCCTCTCA ATTGAAAGAGTTCAGAATGAGACACTTTGGAAGAACTACATAAACCAGAAGGTGTAcctggaaaaaaagaacaaacacacaaacaatgaaAAGCTGCTTTTCCACGGCACCGGCGCTGATAATATTGATAAGATCAACGACCGAGGTTTCAATCGCAGCTATGCCGGGATGCATG GGGCCATGTATGGGAACGGTGTGTATTTTGCTGTTGATCCATGCTACTCTGCACGAGGTTACGCCAAGCCTGATCAGCAAGGTCACAAGCGCATGTATTTGGCTCGAGTGTTAGTCGGTGACTTTACCACAGGGAAACCTGGTCTTATTGCACCTCCAGCCAAAAACTCCACCGGCACGGAGCAGTACGACAGCGTCACTGATGGCCAAAAATCTATGTTTGTGATCTTTCATGATGTTCATGCCTATCCTGAATACCTAATCACCTTCCAGTAA